One window of the Saccopteryx bilineata isolate mSacBil1 chromosome 2, mSacBil1_pri_phased_curated, whole genome shotgun sequence genome contains the following:
- the LOC136325335 gene encoding keratin-associated protein 13-1-like, giving the protein MLTGDVNSPHCHSAELSSPVNMSHSCCSGNFSSRSFGGYRRYPGSSCGSSYSGNLVYSTDLCSLSTSQRGSSLHSGRQETRCKPTSCQTFCSGPTTATLCHPRWTNFSGSLGCGSSSSCSLGYRSRRCYPLSCGSSGFRPLGSGVCGFPSQSYGSRFCRPTYLSSRSCQSLCYQPTC; this is encoded by the coding sequence ACTCTCCTCACTGTCACTCAGCTGAACTCTCGTCTCCTGTCAACATGTCCCACAGCTGCTGCTCTGGAAACTTCTCCTCCCGCTCCTTTGGGGGCTACCGCCGCTACCCAGGCTCCTCCTGTGGCTCTTCCTACTCTGGCAACCTGGTCTACAGCACTGACCTCTGCTCCCTCAGCACCAGCCAGCGGGGCTCCTCTCTTCACAGTGGCCGCCAGGAGACCCGCTGTAAGCCCACCAGCTGCCAGACGTTCTGCTCTGGCCCAACGACCGCCACGCTGTGCCATCCTCGCTGGACCAATTTCTCTGGGTCTCTGGGCTGTGGGTCCAGCAGCAGCTGCTCCCTGGGCTACAGATCCAGAAGATGCTACCCCCTGAGCTGTGGGTCCAGTGGCTTCAGACCCCTGGGTTCTGGAGTCTGTGGCTTCCCTTCCCAGAGCTATGGGTCCAGATTCTGCCGTCCAACCTACTTGTCTTCTAGGAGCTGCCAATCATTGTGTTACCAACCAACCTGTTAG